A single Triticum dicoccoides isolate Atlit2015 ecotype Zavitan chromosome 2A, WEW_v2.0, whole genome shotgun sequence DNA region contains:
- the LOC119355990 gene encoding ferric reduction oxidase 2-like produces the protein MDDRTLGKGRKCVPSPSAAAVGRSAVLLLAGVVFVGWLMMWAMLPTRTYSSTWAPKLAALTGFGKQGIRITVYVFPVLFLFVVACVYLHLQQQKGGDPNTQRRTSTRIAAAWTRPVLVRGPLGIVTGIELAVLLMFMALLVWFYYAYVTVEFSKLLRVKPGQKLWQAELEKAAKRLGSVGSLCCALLFLPVARGSSLLPLVGLTSESGIKYHVWLGNMAMAIFTAHGLCYVFFWASTDQIHLMTKWARTRASNVAGELALLCGLAMWATALPRIRRRMFELFFYAHHLYIPFIVFSALHMGVTVFCYVLPGVFLFAVDRCLRFLQSRARVRLVSSRLLPSGAVELNFAKSRCLRHNPTSTLFVNVPCVSRLQWHPFSVTSSSSLEPDTLSVVIKNRGGWTQKLYETVSSLPPSGGHLGVSVEGPYSPAAGVTPFLAHDSLVMISGGIGITPFISVIRELVYQSAMAETASMPRLLLVCVFRTSAELGMLDLLVPASGGLYGSPSLDLRIEAYVTSESEPRTGNDAHKRPCQQVWFKPWPSDAPVSPALGSNGWLWLGAVVSSSFAAFLLLVAALQRFYIYPVDRDSNHVYPWAARTMLNLLFLGVSVAGVTGAAFLWSKRRSAREAKKIKSVDGPTPAMSPVSLLHWAGGGGVERELESLPAQPLAQATNVHFGHRPDLKKMLLGIHDENVGVMASGPSGMLEEVATICSSGLASNLHFQSISFTW, from the exons ATGGACGATCGTACTCTTGGCAAAGGGAGGAAGTGCGTGCCctcgccgtcggcggcggcggtgggcaggAGCGCCGTGCTTCTCCTGGCCGGCGTCGTGTTCGTGGGGTGGCTGATGATGTGGGCCATGCTGCCGACCAGAACTTACAGCTCGACATGGGCGCCGAAGCTTGCGGCGCTCACCGGCTTCGGGAAACAAG GGATTAGGATCACGGTGTACGTGTTCCCAGTGCTGTTCTTGTTCGTTGTTGCGTGCGTTTATCTGCATTTGCAGCAGCAGAAGGGGGGTGACCCCAACACCCAGCGCCGGACCAG CACGAGAATAGCAGCAGCCTGGACGAGGCCCGTGCTGGTGAGAGGCCCGCTGGGGATCGTGACGGGCATAGAACTGGCCGTATTGCTCATGTTCATGGCTCTCCTCGTCTGGTTCTACTACGCGTACGTCACCGTCGAGTTCTCCAAGCTACTACGCGTCAAGCCAGGCCAGAAACT GTGGCAGGCGGAGCTGGAGAAAGCGGCGAAGCGGCTCGGCAGTGTCGGGAGCTTGTGCTGCGCGCTGCTGTTCCTGCCCGTGGCACGCGGCTCGTCGCTCCTGCCGCTCGTGGGCCTCACGTCCGAGTCCGGCATCAAGTACCATGTCTGGCTGGGGAACATGGCCATGGccatcttcaccgctcatgggctcTGCTACGTCTTTTTCTGGGCATCAACTGATCAGATCCACCTG ATGACGAAATGGGCGAGGACGAGGGCCTCGAACGTGGCCGGGGAGCTGGCTTTGCTCTGCGGCCTCGCGATGTGGGCGACGGCGCTGCCACGCATCCGCCGCCGGATGTTCGAGCTCTTCTTCTACGCGCACCACCTCTACATCCCCTTCATCGTGTTCTCCGCGCTCCACATGGGCGTCACCGTCTTCTGCTACGTCCTGCCCGGCGTCTTCCTCTTCGCCGTCGACCGGTGCCTCCGGTTCCTGCAGTCGCGCGCCCGCGTCCGCCTCGTCTCTTCCCGCCTCCTGCCGTCCGGGGCCGTCGAGCTCAACTTCGCCAAAAGCCGCT GTTTGAGGCACAATCCCACGAGCACGCTCTTCGTCAACGTCCCATGCGTCTCGCGGCTCCAGTGGCACCCCTTCTCGGTGACGTCGAGCAGCAGCCTCGAGCCGGACACGCTCAGCGTCGTCATCAAGAACAGAGGCGGGTGGACGCAGAAGCTGTACGAGACGGTCTCGTCCCTGCCCCCGTCCGGTGGCCACCTCGGCGTCTCGGTCGAGGGGCCGTACAGCCCGGCCGCCGGGGTCACGCCCTTCTTGGCCCACGACTCGCTGGTGATGATCAGCGGCGGCATCGGCATCACGCCGTTCATCTCCGTCATCCGCGAGCTGGTTTACCAGAGCGCCATGGCAGAAACGGCGTCCAtgccgaggctcctcctcgtctGCGTCTTCAGGACGTCGGCCGAGCTGGGCATGCTGGACCTCCTCGTCCCGGCCTCCGGCGGCCTCTACGGCAGCCCCAGCCTTGACCTACGCATCGAGGCCTACGTAACGAGCGAGAGCGAGCCCCGCACCGGCAACGACGCGCACAAGCGGCCTTGTCAACAGGTCTGGTTCAAGCCGTGGCCGTCGGACGCGCCCGTCTCCCCGGCGCTCGGCTCCAACGGGTGGCTCTGGCTCGGCGCCGTCGTGTCCTCGTCGTTCGCCGCGTTCCTCCTGCTCGTCGCCGCGCTACAGCGGTTCTACATCTACCCGGTTGACCGAGACAGCAACCACGTGTACCCGTGGGCGGCCAGAACGATGCTGAACCTGCTGTTCCTCGGCGTCAGCGTCGCCGGCGTCACCGGTGCGGCGTTCCTGTGGAGTAAGCGGAGGAGCGCCAGGGAGGCCAAGAAGATAAAGAGCGTGGACGGGCcgacgccggcgatgtcgccggtgTCGTTGCTCCACTGGGCAGGTGGGGGCGGCGTGGAGCGGGAGCTGGAGAGCTTGCCTGCGCAGCCTCTTGCGCAGGCTACCAATGTGCACTTCGGCCACCGTCCAGATCTCAAGA AGATGCTGCTGGGGATTCACGACGAGAACGTTGGGGTGATGGCCAGCGGTCCGTCGGGGATGCTTGAGGAGGTCGCGACTATCTGCTCGTCTGGGCTGGCGAGCAACCTGCATTTCCAGTCTATAAGCTTCACCTGGTGA